From the genome of Plectropomus leopardus isolate mb chromosome 13, YSFRI_Pleo_2.0, whole genome shotgun sequence, one region includes:
- the spns3 gene encoding protein spinster homolog 3 isoform X2: MEPKDIPKPRWSVGSNSGLQYGSFANSLSSLTPRAEEDEKPGISPRRAYIAVAVLCYVNLLNYMERYTIAGVLANIQQFFDIKDSTAALIQTVFICSFLLLAPLFGYLGDRYNRKYIMIGGLSVWLLTAAGSSFVTASHFWLLMLLRAMVGVGEASYSTIAPTIIGDLFVGTQRSTMILVFYILIPVGSGLGYILGAGVATITGDWRWALRITPILGVLGLVLLVFLCPNPPRGAAETHGEGVTGKSSYLEDVKYLLKTKSYVWSSFGVTATAFLTGALAFWMPTFLSRAQVSQGLQPPCVKEPCNPTDSYIFGAVTVVTGVLGGCLGSGLSRWFRDKVPNADPIICAIGLLGSAPCLFITIFVASASIPATYVFIFFGEVLISLNWAVMADILLYVVIPTRRSTAEALQISVCHLLGDAGSPYLVGAISDAVRGSRSATFDLNFRSLKYSLLICPFVGLLGGLFFLLSSFYISDDRKAAMQLVEGDPPPQQGPEPHMELNNEDKSSNYANNVSVNI, translated from the exons ATGGAACCAAAGGACATACCAAAACCTCGATGGAGTGTGGGCTCCAACTCTGGTCTACAGTATGGCTCTTTTGCAAACAGCCTTTCATCACTTACACCGAGGGCAGAGGAAGACGAGAAACCAGGAATATCACCCAGACGCGCCTACATAGCTGTAGCCGTGCTCTGTTATGTCAACTTGCTTAACTACATGGAACGATACACAATAGCAG GTGTCCTCGCCAACATACAGCAATTCTTTGATATAAAAGATAGTACGGCTGCACTTATACAAACAG TTTTCATCTGCAGTTTCTTGCTTTTGGCACCGCTCTTTGGTTACCTTGGGGACCGTTACAATCGGAAATACATCATGATTGGTGGTTTGAGCGTGTGGCTTTTGACAGCAGCTGGCAGCTCTTTTGTCACCGCGTCG CACTTCTGGCTTCTGATGCTGTTGCGAGCCATGGTCGGGGTAGGAGAGGCCAGCTACTCAACCATTGCTCCCACCATCATTGGTGACCTCTTCGTTGGGACTCAACGGAGCACCATGATCCTTGTCTTTTACATCTTAATCCCTGTCGGAAG tggtcTTGGATACATATTAGGAGCAGGGGTTGCTACTATCACAGGAGACTGGCGCTGGGCTCTTAGG ATCACTCCCATCTTGGGTGTGTTAGGACTTGTCCTGCTGGTCTTCTTATGCCCTAACCCACCCAGAGGTGCTGCAGAAACCCACGGAGAAGGAGTAACAGGGAAGAGCTCTTACCTGGAGGACGTCAAGTATCTTCTGAAAAC TAAAAGTTATGTGTGGTCATCGTTTGGAGTGACAGCGACGGCCTTTCTCACTGGAGCCCTGGCTTTCTGGATGCCTACTTTTCTGTCCAGAGCTCAGGTCAGTCAGGGTCTCCAACCACCATGCGTCAAAGAGCCCTGCAACCCCACAGACAG TTATATCTTCGGCGCTGTGACGGTGGTGACGGGCGTTCTGGGAGGGTGTCTTGGCAGTGGTTTGTCAAGGTGGTTTAGGGACAAAGTCCCAAATGCGGATCCAATCATCTGTGCTATAGGCCTGCTAGGATCGGCTCCTTGCCTCTTCATCACCATCTTTGTGGCGTCAGCAAGCATCCCCGCCACTTAT gttttcattttctttggtgAAGTATTGATATCACTCAACTGGGCTGTCATGGCTGATATACTGCTG tatGTTGTCATACCAACCAGAAGATCCACAGCCGAGGCTCTTCAGATTTCAGTCTGTCATCTCCTGGGTGATGCTGGGAGTCCTTACTTAGTTGGAGCG ATCTCTGATGCCGTACGTGGATCTCGATCTGCAACTTTCGATTTGAACTTCCGCAGTCTGAAGTACAGCCTCCTGATATGCCCATTTGTTGGTCTTCTGGGTGGACTATTTTTCCTGCTGTCTTCTTTCTACATTAGTGACGACAGAAAGGCAGCTATGCAATTGGTTGAAG GAGATCCTCCACCACAGCAGGGTCCTGAGCCCCATATGGAACTGAACAACGAGGACAAAAGCAGCAACTATGCAAATAATGtatctgtaaatatttaa
- the spns3 gene encoding protein spinster homolog 3 isoform X1, whose amino-acid sequence MISRSHILHSQVKKQLLTMEPKDIPKPRWSVGSNSGLQYGSFANSLSSLTPRAEEDEKPGISPRRAYIAVAVLCYVNLLNYMERYTIAGVLANIQQFFDIKDSTAALIQTVFICSFLLLAPLFGYLGDRYNRKYIMIGGLSVWLLTAAGSSFVTASHFWLLMLLRAMVGVGEASYSTIAPTIIGDLFVGTQRSTMILVFYILIPVGSGLGYILGAGVATITGDWRWALRITPILGVLGLVLLVFLCPNPPRGAAETHGEGVTGKSSYLEDVKYLLKTKSYVWSSFGVTATAFLTGALAFWMPTFLSRAQVSQGLQPPCVKEPCNPTDSYIFGAVTVVTGVLGGCLGSGLSRWFRDKVPNADPIICAIGLLGSAPCLFITIFVASASIPATYVFIFFGEVLISLNWAVMADILLYVVIPTRRSTAEALQISVCHLLGDAGSPYLVGAISDAVRGSRSATFDLNFRSLKYSLLICPFVGLLGGLFFLLSSFYISDDRKAAMQLVEGDPPPQQGPEPHMELNNEDKSSNYANNVSVNI is encoded by the exons ATGATTTCTAGGTCACACATTCTCCATTCTCAGGTGAAGAAACAGCTGCTCACTATGGAACCAAAGGACATACCAAAACCTCGATGGAGTGTGGGCTCCAACTCTGGTCTACAGTATGGCTCTTTTGCAAACAGCCTTTCATCACTTACACCGAGGGCAGAGGAAGACGAGAAACCAGGAATATCACCCAGACGCGCCTACATAGCTGTAGCCGTGCTCTGTTATGTCAACTTGCTTAACTACATGGAACGATACACAATAGCAG GTGTCCTCGCCAACATACAGCAATTCTTTGATATAAAAGATAGTACGGCTGCACTTATACAAACAG TTTTCATCTGCAGTTTCTTGCTTTTGGCACCGCTCTTTGGTTACCTTGGGGACCGTTACAATCGGAAATACATCATGATTGGTGGTTTGAGCGTGTGGCTTTTGACAGCAGCTGGCAGCTCTTTTGTCACCGCGTCG CACTTCTGGCTTCTGATGCTGTTGCGAGCCATGGTCGGGGTAGGAGAGGCCAGCTACTCAACCATTGCTCCCACCATCATTGGTGACCTCTTCGTTGGGACTCAACGGAGCACCATGATCCTTGTCTTTTACATCTTAATCCCTGTCGGAAG tggtcTTGGATACATATTAGGAGCAGGGGTTGCTACTATCACAGGAGACTGGCGCTGGGCTCTTAGG ATCACTCCCATCTTGGGTGTGTTAGGACTTGTCCTGCTGGTCTTCTTATGCCCTAACCCACCCAGAGGTGCTGCAGAAACCCACGGAGAAGGAGTAACAGGGAAGAGCTCTTACCTGGAGGACGTCAAGTATCTTCTGAAAAC TAAAAGTTATGTGTGGTCATCGTTTGGAGTGACAGCGACGGCCTTTCTCACTGGAGCCCTGGCTTTCTGGATGCCTACTTTTCTGTCCAGAGCTCAGGTCAGTCAGGGTCTCCAACCACCATGCGTCAAAGAGCCCTGCAACCCCACAGACAG TTATATCTTCGGCGCTGTGACGGTGGTGACGGGCGTTCTGGGAGGGTGTCTTGGCAGTGGTTTGTCAAGGTGGTTTAGGGACAAAGTCCCAAATGCGGATCCAATCATCTGTGCTATAGGCCTGCTAGGATCGGCTCCTTGCCTCTTCATCACCATCTTTGTGGCGTCAGCAAGCATCCCCGCCACTTAT gttttcattttctttggtgAAGTATTGATATCACTCAACTGGGCTGTCATGGCTGATATACTGCTG tatGTTGTCATACCAACCAGAAGATCCACAGCCGAGGCTCTTCAGATTTCAGTCTGTCATCTCCTGGGTGATGCTGGGAGTCCTTACTTAGTTGGAGCG ATCTCTGATGCCGTACGTGGATCTCGATCTGCAACTTTCGATTTGAACTTCCGCAGTCTGAAGTACAGCCTCCTGATATGCCCATTTGTTGGTCTTCTGGGTGGACTATTTTTCCTGCTGTCTTCTTTCTACATTAGTGACGACAGAAAGGCAGCTATGCAATTGGTTGAAG GAGATCCTCCACCACAGCAGGGTCCTGAGCCCCATATGGAACTGAACAACGAGGACAAAAGCAGCAACTATGCAAATAATGtatctgtaaatatttaa